From Gemmatimonadota bacterium, a single genomic window includes:
- a CDS encoding PorV/PorQ family protein, whose product MKRLQTTLVLVFTAFALSATGAEAGLKKLGNAGFTFLKVSQSARAVAMGDAYTAVGTGIDAMYWNPAGITQINRAAFSLGYNKWMVNSKFYSGAFAYNLGTQTIGITVLSFTPDEFEETTIFQPNGTGNIIKDSDFAIGLTYAIKFTDRLSFGAQGRYIQETLYTDVNSGLDISIGTLFYTGFRSLRLAMTLKNFGQDIVIIDDTAFRPLIYSIAASMELYGNLGDPVSLTVAAENAFFVDFEGRIHAGAELWLHNILALRGGWKFNNDTESFALGFGLKYSVNERPFTLDFAYSDMGELLDPTYRINIGGSF is encoded by the coding sequence GTGAAACGCTTACAAACAACACTCGTCCTGGTCTTCACTGCCTTTGCCCTATCGGCAACAGGCGCAGAGGCCGGGCTCAAAAAACTCGGCAATGCCGGATTCACCTTCCTCAAAGTCTCCCAAAGCGCGCGCGCAGTTGCCATGGGCGATGCGTACACCGCAGTGGGCACGGGTATTGATGCCATGTACTGGAATCCAGCGGGCATCACGCAAATCAATCGCGCCGCTTTTAGCCTGGGATACAACAAGTGGATGGTCAATTCCAAATTTTATTCGGGGGCTTTTGCCTATAACCTGGGCACGCAGACCATAGGCATCACGGTCTTGTCTTTCACACCCGACGAATTTGAAGAAACCACCATTTTCCAGCCCAATGGCACGGGCAATATCATTAAAGACAGCGACTTTGCCATTGGCCTGACTTATGCCATCAAATTCACCGACCGATTGTCATTTGGTGCCCAGGGCCGGTATATTCAAGAGACGCTCTATACCGATGTCAACAGCGGTCTGGATATCTCCATAGGCACACTCTTTTACACCGGGTTCCGGTCTTTGCGTTTGGCCATGACACTGAAGAATTTCGGACAGGATATCGTCATCATCGACGATACGGCCTTCCGCCCCCTCATCTACAGCATCGCGGCTTCGATGGAACTCTACGGCAACCTGGGCGATCCAGTTTCGCTTACCGTAGCTGCGGAAAATGCCTTCTTTGTCGATTTTGAAGGCCGCATTCACGCGGGTGCCGAACTCTGGTTGCACAATATTCTCGCACTGCGCGGTGGCTGGAAATTCAATAACGACACCGAGAGTTTTGCCCTCGGTTTTGGCCTCAAATACTCGGTCAATGAGCGCCCCTTCACTCTGGACTTTGCATATAGCGACATGGGCGAGTTATTGGATCCCACCTATCGGATAAATATCGGCGGTTCCTTCTGA